A section of the Kribbella sp. HUAS MG21 genome encodes:
- a CDS encoding PHP domain-containing protein codes for MTDNAGVADAVAALRAIGYYLERDRQPTHRVKAYRRAADTIAALPAAEVRARRRAGTLTELAGIGPKTEAVIVEAMDGATPSYLVKLEEAAGELTTAGKELRAALKADLHLHSEWSDGGSPIEEMARTAHRLGHSYMALTDHSPRLTVANGLSRERRLQQLEVVAELNKKLQDELDGFTILNGIEVDILDDGSLDCDTEILARLDVVVASVHSKLRMASEPMTERMVRAIANPHVDVLGHCTGRLITGGRGTRPESEFDAEVVFEACRQFGTAVEINSRPERLDPPKRLLSMAVETGCLFSIDTDAHAPGQLDWQVYGCERAEDCGVPAERVINTWDQKELLEWTAS; via the coding sequence ATGACGGACAACGCGGGTGTGGCGGATGCGGTCGCGGCGTTGCGGGCGATCGGGTACTACCTCGAGCGTGACCGGCAGCCGACGCATCGGGTGAAGGCGTACCGGCGGGCGGCCGACACGATCGCGGCGCTGCCGGCCGCGGAGGTGCGGGCCCGGCGGCGCGCGGGCACGCTGACCGAGCTGGCCGGGATCGGCCCGAAGACCGAGGCCGTGATCGTCGAGGCGATGGACGGCGCCACCCCGTCGTACCTGGTCAAGCTGGAGGAGGCGGCGGGGGAGCTGACCACCGCGGGGAAGGAGCTGCGGGCCGCGCTGAAGGCCGACCTGCACCTGCACTCCGAGTGGTCGGACGGCGGCAGCCCGATCGAGGAGATGGCCCGTACGGCGCACCGCCTGGGGCACTCGTACATGGCGCTGACGGACCACTCACCGCGGCTGACCGTCGCCAACGGCCTGTCCCGCGAGCGCCGGCTGCAGCAGCTCGAGGTCGTCGCGGAGCTGAACAAGAAGCTCCAGGACGAGCTCGACGGCTTCACGATCCTGAACGGCATCGAGGTCGACATCCTCGACGACGGGTCGCTCGACTGCGACACGGAGATCCTGGCCCGGCTGGACGTCGTCGTCGCCAGCGTGCACTCGAAGTTGCGGATGGCGTCCGAGCCGATGACCGAGCGGATGGTCCGCGCGATCGCCAACCCGCACGTGGACGTGCTCGGGCACTGCACCGGCCGGCTGATCACCGGCGGCCGCGGCACCCGGCCGGAGTCGGAGTTCGACGCCGAGGTGGTGTTCGAGGCCTGCCGGCAGTTCGGTACCGCGGTCGAGATCAACTCCCGCCCCGAGCGCCTCGACCCGCCGAAACGGCTGCTCTCGATGGCCGTCGAGACGGGCTGCCTGTTCTCGATCGACACCGACGCGCACGCGCCCGGCCAGCTCGACTGGCAGGTCTACGGCTGCGAGCGCGCCGAGGACTGCGGCGTACCGGCCGAGCGCGTGATCAACACGTGGGACCAGAAGGAACTCCTGGAATGGACGGCATCATGA
- a CDS encoding pirin family protein: MSDLEKDPAEVIGTGDCEGPVLEVLEAREVVLGRSTTVRRLLPNKNRRMVGAWCFVDHYGPDDLTQERVDSYDVPGERGMQVPPHPHTSLQTVSWLFEGEIEHRDSVGSHAFVRPGELNIMTAGNGIAHSEVSTPDAPPMLHGAQLWVALPDRVRTTTPPAFNAYADLPRLEFDGAHATVMVGTVAGVTSPAPAYTPLVGADVTIEPGRTLALPLTPEHEYAVLVVDGSLSVGELTPGFGEMAYLGSGRDAIELVAADNGVRFLLLGGEPFEEELVMWWNFIGRSHEEVVAARDAWQAAIDAGGNDRFGMVPGYDGAPLPAPPLPGTTLKPRPRAR; the protein is encoded by the coding sequence ATGAGCGATCTCGAGAAGGACCCAGCCGAAGTGATCGGGACCGGGGACTGTGAGGGGCCCGTGCTGGAGGTGCTCGAGGCCCGTGAGGTCGTCCTGGGGCGGTCGACCACGGTCCGGCGGCTGCTGCCGAACAAGAACCGGCGGATGGTCGGCGCCTGGTGCTTCGTGGACCACTACGGCCCGGACGACCTGACCCAGGAGCGCGTCGACTCGTACGACGTACCGGGGGAGCGCGGCATGCAGGTGCCGCCGCACCCGCACACCAGCCTGCAGACGGTGAGCTGGCTGTTCGAGGGCGAGATCGAGCACCGCGACAGCGTCGGGTCGCACGCGTTCGTACGGCCGGGCGAGCTCAACATCATGACCGCCGGCAACGGGATCGCGCACTCGGAGGTGTCCACGCCGGACGCGCCGCCGATGTTGCACGGCGCCCAGCTGTGGGTCGCGTTGCCTGACAGGGTCCGGACGACGACCCCGCCGGCGTTCAACGCGTACGCCGACCTGCCGCGGCTCGAGTTCGACGGCGCGCACGCGACGGTGATGGTCGGCACGGTCGCCGGGGTGACGTCGCCCGCCCCGGCGTACACGCCGCTGGTCGGCGCCGACGTCACGATCGAGCCCGGCCGGACGCTCGCGCTGCCGCTCACCCCGGAGCACGAGTACGCCGTCCTCGTGGTCGACGGCTCGTTGTCGGTCGGGGAGCTGACGCCCGGGTTCGGCGAGATGGCCTACCTGGGCTCCGGCCGGGACGCGATCGAGCTGGTTGCCGCTGACAACGGCGTCCGGTTCCTGCTGCTCGGCGGCGAGCCGTTCGAGGAGGAGCTGGTGATGTGGTGGAACTTCATCGGCCGCTCGCACGAAGAAGTGGTCGCGGCCCGGGACGCGTGGCAGGCGGCGATCGATGCCGGTGGCAACGACCGGTTCGGGATGGTGCCGGGGTACGACGGCGCTCCGCTGCCGGCGCCACCGCTGCCCGGGACCACGCTCAAACCGCGACCGCGAGCGCGCTGA
- a CDS encoding LuxR C-terminal-related transcriptional regulator yields MGIVDDLQRARSAFERRDWAVAYERLAAVDQDAGLGPDELATLATAAFLLGDTDACIRALQRGYRSRIDAGDVLGAIRFAFWLARVLNGRGEVAVGNGWAARAERLLDGQPEDVVERGYLRIHDFFRCLDTGDFPGALAVGDDIVAVARRHGDPDLLAQGLVCKGRLLLYAGRVPEGLALLDEAMVGVAAGELSPIFAGTVYCAMIEGCQEVLDFARASAWTAALTRWCDSQPDLVPFTGQCAVHRGQILRLHAAYPEALAEFEDACRRYAAAGADPAAGLALGERGDVLRIRGDFAAAEASYDEASGYGYEAQPGRALLMVARGRIPGALAAVRRLLAETGDPVHRSRLLAGAVEVLLAGDALPEAETAAGELSTIADGFGCAGLRASAAYCAALVALAADDPDRALPHARLAARLWGELRAPYEVARSKLLAGRAVRLLGDEDSATAELTAAFRTFDELGAVPARQEAEKLLGRSTAGGLTGRELDVLRLVAVGNSNAEIAERLVLSDKTVARHLTNIFAKLDVPSRTAAVAYARDHDLL; encoded by the coding sequence ATGGGGATTGTCGACGATCTGCAGCGCGCCCGGTCCGCGTTCGAGCGGCGTGACTGGGCGGTCGCCTACGAGCGGCTGGCCGCTGTAGACCAGGATGCGGGCCTCGGCCCGGACGAGCTGGCGACGCTGGCCACGGCCGCGTTCCTGCTCGGCGACACCGACGCCTGCATCCGGGCACTCCAACGCGGCTACCGGTCGCGGATCGACGCCGGTGACGTGCTCGGCGCGATCCGGTTCGCGTTCTGGCTGGCGCGGGTGCTCAACGGCCGCGGTGAGGTGGCCGTCGGCAACGGCTGGGCCGCCCGGGCGGAGCGGCTGCTGGACGGCCAGCCGGAGGACGTCGTGGAGCGCGGCTACCTGCGGATCCACGACTTCTTCCGCTGCCTGGACACGGGCGACTTCCCCGGCGCGCTGGCCGTCGGGGACGACATCGTCGCGGTCGCGCGCCGGCACGGCGACCCGGACCTGCTGGCGCAGGGCCTGGTCTGCAAGGGCCGCCTGCTGCTGTACGCCGGCCGCGTCCCGGAAGGGCTCGCGCTGCTCGACGAGGCGATGGTCGGCGTCGCGGCCGGGGAACTCTCGCCGATCTTCGCGGGCACCGTGTACTGCGCGATGATCGAGGGCTGCCAGGAGGTCCTCGACTTCGCCCGGGCCTCGGCGTGGACGGCCGCGCTGACCCGCTGGTGCGACAGCCAGCCGGACCTGGTGCCGTTCACCGGGCAGTGCGCGGTGCACCGCGGCCAGATTCTCCGGCTGCACGCGGCGTACCCGGAGGCGCTGGCCGAGTTCGAGGACGCGTGCCGGCGGTACGCGGCGGCCGGGGCCGACCCCGCGGCGGGGCTCGCGCTGGGCGAGCGGGGCGACGTACTGCGGATCCGCGGCGACTTCGCGGCGGCGGAGGCGTCGTACGACGAGGCGAGCGGGTACGGGTACGAGGCGCAGCCGGGGCGGGCGCTGCTGATGGTGGCGCGCGGGCGGATCCCGGGCGCGCTGGCCGCCGTACGGCGGTTGCTCGCGGAGACCGGGGATCCGGTGCATCGTTCGCGGCTGCTGGCGGGGGCGGTCGAGGTCCTGCTCGCCGGTGACGCCCTGCCCGAGGCGGAGACCGCGGCCGGCGAGTTGTCGACAATCGCCGACGGGTTCGGCTGTGCGGGACTCCGGGCGTCGGCGGCGTACTGCGCGGCACTCGTGGCGCTCGCCGCCGACGATCCGGATCGCGCCCTGCCACACGCGCGGCTGGCGGCGCGGCTGTGGGGTGAGCTGCGGGCGCCGTACGAGGTGGCGCGGTCGAAGCTGCTGGCCGGACGGGCGGTCCGCCTGCTCGGCGACGAGGACTCGGCGACGGCCGAACTGACCGCGGCCTTCCGGACGTTCGACGAGCTCGGCGCGGTCCCGGCGCGGCAGGAGGCCGAGAAGCTGCTCGGCCGCAGTACGGCAGGTGGCTTGACCGGTCGGGAACTCGACGTGCTGCGACTGGTTGCGGTCGGCAACAGCAACGCCGAGATCGCGGAGCGGCTGGTGCTGAGCGACAAGACGGTCGCCCGGCATCTCACGAACATCTTCGCCAAGCTCGACGTGCCGTCCCGGACGGCGGCCGTCGCGTACGCCCGCGACCACGACCTGCTCTGA
- a CDS encoding helix-turn-helix domain-containing protein, giving the protein MVVKGHRARADRLQAATGALATAAQAAMDAKLPWFGALSAQDRSWIGLVAQSGISAFVEWFRDPEAHSSMPTRIFGSAPREFTRVISLHQTVDLVRTTIETIENTIGTLLPPDDVPIVHEAMQRYAREVAFAAATVYAQAAEMRGAWDARLEALLVDSVIRGEADESVRSRASALGWTGAVGTTGSAEVAVVVGRAPATDSSTGTGTGTGTATGTGAATPGATAAASGKARSGHGGSNVADMVRQAAREAGADALCAVQGDRLVLVLGGTSKPVEIAQKLAHWFGPGPIVVGPVVKDLMSAVTSARAAVAGLRAVAAWPGAPRPVQADELLPERSLSGDGHARRQLATEVYGPLTAGDGVLLDTVTAYLDSGGSIEATARTMFIHPNTVRYRLKRVADLTGYNPLNPRDGFTLRVALTLGRLLNPEPGSTVL; this is encoded by the coding sequence GTGGTGGTGAAGGGGCATCGGGCGCGCGCCGACCGGCTGCAAGCGGCGACCGGTGCGCTGGCGACGGCAGCCCAGGCGGCGATGGACGCGAAGTTGCCGTGGTTCGGTGCGTTGTCCGCGCAGGACCGGTCCTGGATCGGGCTGGTCGCGCAGTCCGGGATCTCGGCGTTCGTCGAGTGGTTCCGGGACCCGGAGGCGCACTCGTCGATGCCGACCCGGATCTTCGGGTCCGCGCCGCGCGAGTTCACCCGGGTGATCTCGCTGCACCAGACCGTCGACCTGGTCCGCACCACGATCGAGACCATCGAGAACACCATCGGCACGCTGCTCCCGCCGGACGACGTACCGATCGTCCACGAGGCCATGCAGCGCTACGCCCGCGAGGTCGCGTTCGCCGCCGCCACCGTCTACGCGCAGGCCGCCGAGATGCGCGGCGCCTGGGACGCCCGTCTGGAGGCGCTGCTGGTCGACTCGGTGATCCGCGGCGAGGCCGACGAGTCGGTCCGGTCCCGCGCCTCCGCCCTCGGCTGGACCGGCGCCGTCGGTACGACGGGATCGGCCGAGGTCGCGGTGGTGGTCGGCCGGGCCCCGGCGACCGACTCGAGCACCGGAACAGGCACCGGAACAGGCACCGCAACAGGCACCGGAGCCGCCACCCCGGGCGCGACCGCGGCGGCCTCCGGGAAAGCACGGTCCGGTCACGGCGGCTCGAATGTCGCGGACATGGTCCGGCAGGCGGCGCGCGAGGCGGGTGCTGACGCACTGTGCGCGGTGCAGGGCGACCGCCTGGTGCTGGTACTCGGGGGTACGAGCAAACCTGTCGAGATCGCACAAAAGCTCGCCCACTGGTTCGGGCCCGGCCCGATCGTCGTCGGACCGGTCGTGAAGGACCTGATGTCGGCCGTGACCTCAGCCCGCGCGGCCGTCGCCGGACTGCGCGCGGTCGCCGCCTGGCCGGGCGCGCCGCGACCCGTGCAGGCCGACGAACTCCTCCCCGAACGGTCACTCTCCGGAGACGGCCACGCCCGCCGGCAGCTCGCCACCGAGGTCTACGGCCCGCTCACCGCGGGCGACGGCGTGCTGCTCGACACCGTCACGGCGTACCTGGACTCGGGCGGCTCGATCGAGGCGACCGCCCGGACCATGTTCATCCACCCCAACACCGTCCGGTACCGGCTGAAGCGTGTGGCGGACCTCACGGGGTACAACCCGCTGAACCCCCGCGACGGATTCACACTGCGTGTCGCACTGACCTTGGGCCGCCTGCTCAATCCCGAGCCGGGTAGCACCGTTTTGTAG